Proteins from a single region of Haloplanus sp. GDY1:
- a CDS encoding ester cyclase — protein sequence MSTEPRLEENKRLARRVPEEIATQRNFDHFDEIFADDVVEHFAFGREIRGREALREQLETFFAAFPDFEATVEAVAAEGDLVAMRVTLSGTHEGPFMGIEPTGRSFEVGNMVFTRIADGKIVERWLQPDTLDMMQQLGVVDRPGEAASG from the coding sequence ATGAGCACAGAACCCCGACTCGAAGAGAACAAGCGACTCGCCCGCCGGGTCCCCGAGGAGATCGCCACGCAGCGAAACTTCGACCACTTCGACGAGATCTTCGCCGACGACGTGGTCGAGCACTTCGCGTTCGGACGGGAGATCCGCGGGCGCGAGGCGCTCCGAGAACAGCTCGAAACCTTCTTCGCGGCGTTCCCCGACTTCGAGGCGACCGTCGAGGCGGTCGCCGCCGAGGGCGACCTCGTCGCCATGCGCGTGACGCTCAGCGGGACCCACGAGGGTCCGTTCATGGGCATCGAGCCGACGGGGCGATCGTTCGAGGTCGGGAACATGGTGTTCACCCGGATCGCCGACGGAAAGATCGTCGAGCGCTGGCTACAACCCGACACGCTCGACATGATGCAGCAACTCGGCGTCGTCGACCGTCCGGGAGAGGCAGCGTCGGGCTGA
- a CDS encoding metal ABC transporter substrate-binding protein, with translation MTRRDALRAGGAATLAGVAGCTALPSAPGQAESSGDGGRDGPVAVASFFSFFDFGRQIADGTPLTVENLVPTGLHGHGWEPNASITQRIIEADAFVHVGADFQPWADRAIQTIEGDDVDTALINARKGIDLVDLAASLDREEEGVGAQRGKDPHFWLDPRRAKESVDNIADGFAEVVPEHADAFRENAETYKSEVLERIDSDYEAVFDRAERDIVQLAAHNAFQYIGVRYGVRMRPLVTSLAASGDVKPADIREAAAVIRENDIEYIANGVFESQRPAQQLVRETAVDAYFPVTPYAGVREEWVEENWGYEEIAYNINMPTFEIVLGNKTPDDAAPWDGWVEQWRNFEPI, from the coding sequence GTGACGCGACGGGACGCGCTACGCGCCGGCGGTGCCGCGACGCTCGCGGGGGTGGCCGGATGCACGGCACTGCCGAGCGCGCCAGGACAGGCCGAGAGTAGCGGTGACGGCGGACGCGACGGGCCGGTCGCCGTGGCCTCGTTTTTCAGCTTCTTCGACTTCGGCCGGCAGATCGCCGACGGGACCCCGCTGACGGTGGAGAACCTCGTTCCGACGGGACTGCACGGCCACGGGTGGGAGCCCAACGCCAGTATCACCCAGCGCATCATCGAGGCGGACGCGTTCGTTCACGTCGGGGCAGACTTCCAACCCTGGGCCGACCGCGCCATCCAGACGATCGAAGGGGACGACGTGGACACGGCGCTCATCAACGCCCGGAAGGGCATCGACCTGGTGGATCTCGCCGCGTCCCTCGATCGTGAGGAGGAGGGCGTCGGCGCTCAGCGCGGGAAGGACCCGCATTTCTGGCTGGATCCCCGGCGCGCGAAGGAGTCCGTCGACAACATCGCCGACGGGTTCGCCGAGGTGGTCCCGGAGCACGCCGACGCCTTCCGTGAGAACGCCGAGACGTACAAGTCCGAGGTGCTCGAACGAATCGATTCGGACTACGAGGCCGTCTTCGACCGAGCCGAGCGCGACATCGTCCAGCTGGCCGCGCACAACGCCTTCCAGTACATCGGGGTACGCTACGGCGTGCGAATGCGACCGCTGGTGACGAGCCTGGCGGCGAGCGGCGACGTCAAGCCCGCGGACATACGCGAAGCGGCGGCGGTCATCCGCGAGAACGACATCGAGTACATCGCCAACGGCGTCTTCGAGTCCCAGCGCCCGGCCCAGCAGCTCGTCCGCGAGACGGCCGTGGATGCGTACTTCCCCGTGACGCCGTACGCCGGCGTTCGTGAGGAGTGGGTCGAGGAGAACTGGGGCTACGAGGAGATCGCCTACAACATCAACATGCCCACGTTCGAGATCGTCCTCGGCAACAAAACGCCCGACGACGCGGCGCCGTGGGACGGCTGGGTTGAACAGTGGCGGAACTTCGAGCCGATATGA
- a CDS encoding metal ABC transporter ATP-binding protein, translating into MSTQDTDSPRAAGSDESTVTETDSDATASEPVVDLTGVTFGYTATPVVEDVSLTIDPGEYAAIVGPNGSGKSTLMQLMVGLLEPDTGTAHLFGERADRFDDGERIGYVAQQASAAKEMPITVREVVKMGRFPHVGFGRLSSEDWAVVDDALATVGMSAFADRRVTQLSGGQRQRAFIARALASEADLLVLDEPTVGVDAESVDAFYDLLAALNGRGITVVLIEHDLGAVVEHADRVVCLNREVYFDGPTDEFVESDALARAFGTEARFLAGVDG; encoded by the coding sequence ATGAGCACGCAGGATACCGACTCCCCGAGGGCGGCCGGGTCAGACGAGTCGACGGTCACCGAGACTGATTCGGACGCCACGGCAAGCGAGCCAGTCGTCGACCTCACGGGCGTCACCTTCGGCTACACGGCGACACCGGTGGTCGAGGACGTCTCGCTGACCATCGACCCGGGTGAGTACGCGGCCATCGTGGGGCCGAACGGCTCCGGGAAGTCGACACTGATGCAACTGATGGTTGGTCTGCTCGAACCCGACACGGGGACGGCGCATCTGTTCGGGGAACGTGCCGATCGGTTCGACGACGGCGAGCGGATCGGCTACGTCGCCCAACAGGCCAGCGCCGCGAAGGAGATGCCTATCACCGTCCGCGAAGTGGTGAAGATGGGTCGATTCCCCCACGTCGGGTTTGGCCGACTGTCGAGCGAGGACTGGGCCGTCGTGGACGACGCGCTCGCGACCGTCGGGATGAGTGCGTTCGCCGACCGGCGCGTCACGCAGCTCTCGGGTGGCCAACGCCAGCGCGCGTTCATCGCGCGGGCGCTGGCGAGCGAGGCCGACCTGCTCGTGCTGGACGAGCCGACCGTCGGCGTCGACGCCGAGTCGGTCGACGCCTTCTACGACCTACTGGCGGCGCTCAACGGGCGGGGCATCACCGTCGTTCTTATCGAGCACGACCTCGGGGCAGTCGTCGAGCACGCCGACCGCGTCGTCTGCCTGAATCGCGAAGTCTACTTCGACGGCCCGACCGACGAGTTCGTCGAAAGCGACGCGCTGGCCCGGGCGTTCGGAACCGAGGCACGGTTCCTCGCGGGGGTGGACGGATGA
- a CDS encoding metal ABC transporter permease has protein sequence MSAGVAATLVASVLTTVDPSLVLPLQSGLGGIGDLVFGVLLWFLEQWYWLMDWLYYVTGLEMLNPRYRFMHRAILVGLCVGVMAPLIGTFLVHRQLALIGDALAHTAFAGVAVGLFLNAVIDLGVSPYLTAVVVAMIAALFIELISETTDAYNDVSMAIVLSTGFALGTTLISLNAGGLAVGVNQFLFGNLATVSPGSAAILLVLFAVIVGTVAVTRNQLLYVTFDETAAAVSGISVNWYNRVMVMLTAMVVVGAMQIMGVILVAAMLVVPVAGATQVSRSFSESLVVSVVLAELAVLLGIAVAYYAGVTAGGVIVLVAVGIYICAVALGKVQSARGERATADMGRIEADSADVGAGTGDD, from the coding sequence ATGAGCGCGGGCGTCGCGGCCACGCTCGTGGCGAGTGTCCTCACCACCGTGGACCCGTCGCTGGTCCTCCCGCTACAGAGCGGGCTTGGGGGGATCGGTGACCTCGTCTTCGGCGTCCTCCTGTGGTTCTTGGAGCAGTGGTACTGGCTGATGGACTGGCTGTACTACGTCACGGGTCTGGAGATGCTGAACCCGCGCTACCGGTTCATGCACCGGGCGATACTCGTCGGGCTCTGCGTCGGCGTGATGGCGCCGCTCATCGGGACCTTTCTCGTCCACCGACAGCTCGCGCTCATCGGCGACGCGCTGGCTCACACCGCGTTCGCCGGGGTCGCCGTGGGGCTGTTCCTGAACGCGGTTATCGACCTCGGGGTGTCACCGTATCTCACTGCCGTCGTCGTGGCGATGATCGCCGCGCTGTTCATCGAACTCATCTCCGAAACCACGGACGCGTACAACGACGTCTCGATGGCGATCGTCCTGTCGACGGGGTTCGCGCTGGGAACGACGCTCATCAGCCTCAACGCAGGTGGCCTCGCCGTCGGCGTCAATCAGTTCCTCTTCGGCAACCTCGCGACGGTGTCGCCGGGGAGCGCGGCCATCCTCCTGGTGCTGTTCGCCGTCATCGTCGGGACGGTGGCCGTCACGCGCAACCAGCTCCTGTACGTGACATTCGACGAAACCGCGGCCGCGGTCTCCGGCATCTCCGTCAACTGGTACAACCGAGTGATGGTGATGCTGACGGCGATGGTCGTGGTCGGCGCGATGCAGATCATGGGTGTCATCCTCGTCGCGGCGATGCTCGTGGTTCCAGTCGCAGGCGCGACCCAAGTGTCTCGGAGTTTCTCCGAATCGCTCGTGGTCTCGGTCGTCCTCGCGGAACTCGCGGTGTTGCTGGGCATTGCCGTGGCCTACTACGCCGGCGTCACGGCCGGTGGCGTGATCGTCCTCGTCGCCGTGGGCATCTACATCTGCGCCGTCGCGCTGGGCAAGGTGCAATCCGCCCGTGGTGAACGGGCCACGGCCGACATGGGTCGCATCGAGGCCGACAGCGCCGATGTCGGTGCCGGAACGGGGGACGACTGA